Genomic DNA from Sphingobium sp. WTD-1:
CAGCGCGATCGCCCGCTCCACCTTGGCCGCGCCCCAACTGCCGCCGCCGGCCGTCACGGTGCGCGCGATCGAGAAGAAACGCTGGCCGTCGGGCAGCTCCAGCCATTGCGTCACCACGTCGCGCGGCGTTTCGAACACGCGATGCACCGACCAGAGCGGGCAGGAGCCGCCATGACGGGCAAAGGGAAAGCCGGCGCCGTCCAGCCGTTTGGAGACATTGCCGGCCTGGTCGACCCGCAGGAAGAAGAAGGGGACGCGCTCCTGCCCCGGCTTCTGCAAGGTGGTGAGGCGATGCGCCGCCTGCTCGAAGCTGACGCCGAATTGCCGGGCCAGCGCCTCGACATCATAGCGCCTGGCCTCCACCGCCTTGGCGAAGGCGGTATAGGGCATCAGGATCGCCGCCGCGCCATAGCCGGCCAGCGCCCGCCGGGTCAGCCGCCGCCCGCTCTCGCTGGCGAACTGCCCGTCCTTGAGCAGCGTATCGAAGCCCTTGCGCATCTCCAGATAGGCGATCTGAAGCGCCAGCTGGAAGGCCGAGCTGGCGCCGTCCAGCGCATCGTCCAGCAGCACCGCGTCGCGATGCCGGTCGAGCCGCCGCATCGATCCCGCCATCACGTCCGACGGCAATCGCCGCACCCGCAAATTGTGCCGCGCCTTGAGCCAGCCCGACAAGCCACCCTCTGCCTCCGCTTCCGCCGCCAGCTTCTCGGCCGCATCGTCGAGCAGCGGAAAGCTGTTGCGCCGCGCGGCGATGAAGCGCCGCGCCTCCGCCACCGGATCGGCGCCATCCTCCTGCGGCTCCGCGTCCGCCCCCCGGTCCGCCAGCGCCAGATGCTCCTCGCGATAGCTGGTGTAGAGCCGCAGCAGCGCCTCGGTAATGCCGGGATAATTGACCGCGACATCGCCGGTCGCCAGTTGCGGCAGGTCGATATCGGCGAACATCGGGTCTTTCAGCACCGCCTGCAGTCGCGCCGTCTGTTCCGCGCCGCCGTCGCCCGCTACCTCGGCCATGTCCAGCTTGTAGGTGCGGGCGAGGCGCAGCAGCATGTCGGCGGTCAGCGGCCGCTGGTTGCGTTCCAGCAGCGCGACATAGGAGGCGCTGATCTCCAGATCATTGGCCATGTCCGCCTGGGTCAGGCCCAGCTCGCGCCGCAGCCGCCGCAATCGCGGCCCCATATAGACGGGACGATCCTTGGCCATGACATCGACTCCTGTACGCTCTTTACAACTTTACAGCAGAATTTTGTAAAGATCGACAACTGGACTTTGGCAGGGGTGCCGCACCTCGTTTCCTGTGTCTACTTCGCTGTCATTCTTTCTTGCAGCTCACCCCGAGGGAATGACGACATGACCTATCAAAGTGAAATCGCCAAGGCCGACACGCTGATCGGCGGCCAGGGCCATTGGGACGGCATCGCGCCCGAATCCGTCGCCCGGATGCGCCTGCAGAACCGGTTCCAGAGCGGCCTCGACATTGCCCGCTACACCGCGAAGATCATGCGCGCCGACATGGCCGCCTATGATGCCGATCCGGCCAACTACACCCAGTCGCTGGGCTGCTGGCACGGCTTCATCGGCCAGCAGAAGATGATCAGCATCAAGAAGCATTTCGGCACCACCAAGGGCCGCTACCTCTACCTCTCGGGCTGGATGGTCGCGGCGCTGCGCAGCGAGTTCGGCCCGCTGCCCGACCAGTCGATGCATGAAAAGACCAGCGTCCCCGCGCTGATCGAGGAACTCTACACCTTCCTGCGCCAGGCCGACGCCCGCGAGCTGGGCGGCCTGTTCCGCGATCTCGACAAGGCCCGCGCGGAAGGCGACGAGGTCAAGGCGGCGAAGCTCCAGCAGCAGATCGACAATTATGAAACCCATATCGTCCCGATCGTTGCCGACATCGACGCCGGCTTCGGCAATGCCGAGGCGACCTATCTGCTCGCCAAGAAGTTCATCGAGGCCGGCGCCTGCTGCATCCAGATCGAGAATCAGGTCTCGGACGAAAAGCAGTGCGGTCATCAGGACGGCAAGGTCACGGTCCCGCATGAGGACTTCCTCGCGAAGATCCGGGCGGTCCGTTACGCCTTCCTGGAACTGGGCGTCGACGACGGCGTGATCGTCGCGCGCACCGACTCGCTGGGCGCGGGCCTCACCAAGCAGATCGCCTTCACCCGTGAAGCGGGCGACATCGGCGACCTGTATAATGGCTTCCTCGACTGCGACGCCGTCGATGCAACCGCGATCGGCCATGGCGACGTCCTCATCAGCCGCGACGGGCAGTTGATGAAGCCCAAGCGCCTGCCGTCGAACCTCTATCAGTTCCGCGCCGGCACCGGCGAGGATCGCTGCGTTCTCGACTGCATCACCGCGCTCCAGAACGGCGCCGACCTGCTGTGGATCGAAACCGAAAAGCCGCATATCGGCCAGATCGGTGGCATGGTCAGCCGCATTCGCGAGGTGATCCCTAATGCCAAGCTGGTCTATAACAACTCGCCCAGCTTCAACTGGACGCTGAACTTCCGTCAGCAGGTGTTCGACGCCTGGGTCGAAGCCGGCAAGGATGTCAGCGCCTATGACCGGGCCAGGCTGATGAGCGCGGATTATGACGCCACCGACCTCGGCATCGAGGCGGACGAACGCATCCGCACCTTCCAGAAGGATGCGGCGCGCGAGGCGGGCATCTTCCACCACCTCATCACCCTGCCGACCTATCACACCGCGGCGCTCAGCACCGACAATCTCGCGAAGGAATATTTCGGTGAGGCCGGCATGCTGGGCTACGTCAAGGGTGTGCAGCGGCAGGAAATCCGCCAGGGCATCGCCTGCGTGAAGCACCAGAACATGGCCGGCTCCGACATTGGCGACGACCATAAGGAATATTTCGCCGGTGAAGCCGCGCTCAAGGCCGGCGGCGCCCATAACACGATGAATCAGTTCGCGGCCTAAGCCCCATCCCTGTCATCCCCGCGGAAGCGGGGATCCATCTCCCGACCTCACATAAGGAACCGGCGTTGGGAGATGGGTTCCCGCTTTCGCGGGAATGACGAGTTGGACTTGACTGCTGGCGCCCCATCTTCCCGGCGATATCCCGATGCTCGTCGGGAAGATGGGTTCCGCAAGCGTAACAAGCGTGGAAGATTAGAGTTTCGCGGCCGGGGCCGTGAAGACAGCCAGTTCGCGGGGACGTCGACACTCCCTTCGCGATTTGGGTGGAAGGACCCTCGACGGCCCGGTGGCGCACCACCGGGCCGTTTTTTTGTCTGCCCCAAAGGGGAGGCGTTTAAGCGATCCCGGCCCGCTGGCGCACCGCCTGCTTCAAGATGTCGAGCGGCATCGCGCCCAGCGTCAGCACTTCGTGGAACTGTTTGAGATCGAACTTGTCCCCCTGCGCCGCCTTCACTTGCTCGCGCAGGTCGTTCCACACGGTGTGGCCGATCTTGTAGCTGCATGCCTGGCCCGGCCAGACGGTGTAGCGGTCGATCTCGCCCTGGCTGCGGCCGCGCGCGATGCCGGTGGTCGCGATGAGGTAATCGGTCGCCTTCTCGCGGCTCCAGCGCTTGGCGTGCATGCCGCTGTCGACCACCAGCCGGGTGGCGCGGAACAGCAGCGACTGGAGATAGCCGACCTGGCCCAGCGGATCGCCCTTGTACATGCCCATCTCGTCGGCCAGCTGTTCGGAATAGAGCGCCCAGCCCTCGGAATAGCCGCTGTAGAAACCGCGACGGCGGATCATCGGGATCGAATCCGATTCCAGCGCCACCGTCACCTGCAGATGATGGCCCGGCACCGCCTCATGATGGGTCAGCGTGGCAAGGCCGAATTTCGGCCGGTCGAACGTGTCGCGCAGGTTGATGAAATAGATGGCCGGCCGCGACCCGTCGAGCGAGGCATTCTGATAATAGCCGCCCGGCGCGCCCGCCTGGATCGTCACCGGCACGCGGCGCACCTCGACCGGCGCCTTGGGCACGGTGTTGAACGCCTCGCCCAGCCGCGCCTGCATCGCCTTGATCTGGCTGTTGAGCTGCGCCAGCAGCGCCTCGCGGCCCGGATCGGTATTGGGATAGAGCTGGTCGGGGCGCTTGTTGAGTGCGACCAGGCGGTCGCCGACTGTGCCCTGGCTCATCCCTTCGCCCTTCAGGATCGCGTCGATCCGCGACGAGATGCTGGCGACCTGGTCCAGGCCCATCTGGTGGATTTCGTCGCCGGTCAGCCGGGTCGTGGTCGCGGCCTCGGCGGCGGCCGCGTAGAAGGCCTCGCCGTCAGGCAGGCGCCAGCAGCCGGCGTCATGCACCGCCTTGGCGCGCAACTGCTGCACCAGCGCGCGCTGGCGATCGACGGCGGGGAAGACCTTTTCCGCGACGATCTTTTCCGCCTGCGCCCCGCGTTCCGGCGACAGGCCGGCGGCGGCCAGCTTCTTGGCGAAGCTTGCCACCAGCACGGTCTGGGCGGCGGGCTGGTCGCGCAGCGCCGCCTGCATCTTCATGGTGGTGTCGAGGATATAGTCGGGCGCGAACACGCCCTTGGCCGCGTCCGCCTTCTGCCGCTCCAGCTCGCCATCCATGCTGACGGGGAAGGCTTCGAGCCGCGCCAGATAGGCGTCGGCATCGGCCGCGTCCTTCACCCGGTGCTGGCTGTCGAGGAAATCGGGCGTCTCGCGATAGGA
This window encodes:
- a CDS encoding helix-turn-helix transcriptional regulator; translated protein: MAKDRPVYMGPRLRRLRRELGLTQADMANDLEISASYVALLERNQRPLTADMLLRLARTYKLDMAEVAGDGGAEQTARLQAVLKDPMFADIDLPQLATGDVAVNYPGITEALLRLYTSYREEHLALADRGADAEPQEDGADPVAEARRFIAARRNSFPLLDDAAEKLAAEAEAEGGLSGWLKARHNLRVRRLPSDVMAGSMRRLDRHRDAVLLDDALDGASSAFQLALQIAYLEMRKGFDTLLKDGQFASESGRRLTRRALAGYGAAAILMPYTAFAKAVEARRYDVEALARQFGVSFEQAAHRLTTLQKPGQERVPFFFLRVDQAGNVSKRLDGAGFPFARHGGSCPLWSVHRVFETPRDVVTQWLELPDGQRFFSIARTVTAGGGSWGAAKVERAIALCCAADHAHRLVYCQDAPAPAPTPIGVTCRLCHRSQCMARSAPPIGRDMLPDDYRRTRAPFGFADG
- a CDS encoding isocitrate lyase, with the protein product MTYQSEIAKADTLIGGQGHWDGIAPESVARMRLQNRFQSGLDIARYTAKIMRADMAAYDADPANYTQSLGCWHGFIGQQKMISIKKHFGTTKGRYLYLSGWMVAALRSEFGPLPDQSMHEKTSVPALIEELYTFLRQADARELGGLFRDLDKARAEGDEVKAAKLQQQIDNYETHIVPIVADIDAGFGNAEATYLLAKKFIEAGACCIQIENQVSDEKQCGHQDGKVTVPHEDFLAKIRAVRYAFLELGVDDGVIVARTDSLGAGLTKQIAFTREAGDIGDLYNGFLDCDAVDATAIGHGDVLISRDGQLMKPKRLPSNLYQFRAGTGEDRCVLDCITALQNGADLLWIETEKPHIGQIGGMVSRIREVIPNAKLVYNNSPSFNWTLNFRQQVFDAWVEAGKDVSAYDRARLMSADYDATDLGIEADERIRTFQKDAAREAGIFHHLITLPTYHTAALSTDNLAKEYFGEAGMLGYVKGVQRQEIRQGIACVKHQNMAGSDIGDDHKEYFAGEAALKAGGAHNTMNQFAA
- a CDS encoding DUF885 family protein, encoding MNRRQFLTTSGATALAASAPRAFAQPGSQDARLRAMLDGFFYERLDDSPEQATRLGLDTGARAALRGKLSDTSAAGAARDLARTKTQAKQLAGLDRAALSPASQLDYDVVAYQLDRAVGGERFAYGETAGRYAPYILSQLTGSYRETPDFLDSQHRVKDAADADAYLARLEAFPVSMDGELERQKADAAKGVFAPDYILDTTMKMQAALRDQPAAQTVLVASFAKKLAAAGLSPERGAQAEKIVAEKVFPAVDRQRALVQQLRAKAVHDAGCWRLPDGEAFYAAAAEAATTTRLTGDEIHQMGLDQVASISSRIDAILKGEGMSQGTVGDRLVALNKRPDQLYPNTDPGREALLAQLNSQIKAMQARLGEAFNTVPKAPVEVRRVPVTIQAGAPGGYYQNASLDGSRPAIYFINLRDTFDRPKFGLATLTHHEAVPGHHLQVTVALESDSIPMIRRRGFYSGYSEGWALYSEQLADEMGMYKGDPLGQVGYLQSLLFRATRLVVDSGMHAKRWSREKATDYLIATTGIARGRSQGEIDRYTVWPGQACSYKIGHTVWNDLREQVKAAQGDKFDLKQFHEVLTLGAMPLDILKQAVRQRAGIA